TAATCATGGAAAATATTGAACTAATAATAGAAGCATTGTTATTTGCAAGCCCGGAACCACTTACGCAGAAAAAGGTTAATTTAATTTTTGAAAATGAATCGCCCAATTTGGAAGAAGTTTCTGAAGAACTTTCTGAACGATATTTGGCTCAGGGAAATGCTTTCGAAATTCAAAGAGTAGCTGGTGGATTTCAACTGCGGACATTACCGGAGTATGATATGTATGTTCGCCGATTATTGAACAAAACAGGTCAACTCCATCTTTCTCAAGCGTCTCTAGAGTCCCTTTCCATTGTGGCTTATAAGCAACCTATCAGCCGA
This genomic window from Candidatus Neomarinimicrobiota bacterium contains:
- the scpB gene encoding SMC-Scp complex subunit ScpB; this translates as MENIELIIEALLFASPEPLTQKKVNLIFENESPNLEEVSEELSERYLAQGNAFEIQRVAGGFQLRTLPEYDMYVRRLLNKTGQLHLSQASLESLSIVAYKQPISRSDIEAIRGVDCAGVLKTLLKKSLINIKGRDEGPGRPLMYATTGEFLQAFGLSRIADLPKLKEVAELLEEQPALTEQINAFK